A section of the Ornithinimicrobium sufpigmenti genome encodes:
- the era gene encoding GTPase Era, with translation MPHSEPDETAYRAGFACLVGRPNAGKSTLTNALVGSKVAITSSKPQTTRHTIRGIRTTETAQLILVDTPGLHRPRSLLGQRLNDLVRETLLSVDVIGFCLPADQRVGPGDQYIAKDLVDLHRVRRVPVVAIATKADAVSRDRLAEHLVAIDGLGDWAAIIPCSAVRGDQVEEVADLLAGYLPESPQLYPEDQLTDETDLVMIAELVREAALEGVRDELPHSLAVQVEEIVAREDRPEHDPLSDVRVNVFVERPSQKAIIIGRGGSRLREVGAQARQGIEKLLGHRVYLDLHVKVAKDWQRDPKALDRLGF, from the coding sequence GTGCCCCACAGTGAGCCCGACGAGACCGCATACCGGGCCGGATTTGCCTGCCTGGTCGGGCGGCCCAACGCCGGCAAGTCCACCTTGACCAACGCACTGGTGGGCTCGAAGGTGGCGATCACCTCCTCCAAGCCGCAGACGACGCGGCACACCATTCGTGGCATCCGGACCACCGAGACCGCGCAGCTGATCCTGGTGGACACCCCGGGGCTGCACCGACCCCGTTCGCTGCTCGGCCAGCGGCTCAACGACCTGGTCCGCGAGACGCTCCTGTCGGTCGACGTCATCGGCTTCTGCCTGCCCGCGGACCAGCGGGTGGGGCCGGGCGACCAGTACATCGCCAAGGACCTGGTGGACCTGCACCGGGTGCGCAGGGTGCCGGTGGTGGCCATCGCCACCAAGGCCGACGCCGTCAGCCGGGACCGGCTGGCCGAGCACCTCGTGGCGATCGACGGACTCGGCGACTGGGCGGCGATCATCCCCTGCTCAGCGGTGCGCGGGGACCAGGTCGAGGAGGTCGCCGACCTGCTGGCGGGCTACCTGCCGGAGTCGCCGCAGCTCTACCCCGAGGACCAGCTGACCGACGAGACGGACCTGGTGATGATCGCCGAGCTGGTCCGCGAGGCCGCGCTGGAGGGCGTGCGGGACGAGCTCCCCCACAGCCTCGCCGTCCAGGTCGAGGAGATCGTCGCTCGCGAGGACCGGCCCGAGCACGACCCGCTCTCCGACGTCCGGGTCAACGTCTTCGTCGAGCGACCCAGCCAGAAGGCCATCATCATCGGTCGCGGCGGGTCCCGGCTGCGCGAGGTCGGCGCCCAGGCCCGGCAGGGCATCGAGAAGCTGCTGGGCCACCGGGTCTACCTCGACCTGCACGTGAAGGTGGC
- a CDS encoding hemolysin family protein, whose amino-acid sequence MITLILLALTTTVVAFVLSAGETALQRMSRHRAEQLLDEGRSGARALVRITREVTPYLAVATFVRVTAEAATAVMVAVAVDIVTDNHVQTALIASAIMAVVLFVVVGVSPRTLGRQHVDVVALMSAPLVRLLRLFLGPLAKVLVLIGNAVTPGRGYSEGPFATESELRELVDLAGESAVIEDDEREMIHSIFELGDTVAREVMVPRPDLVTIKGEKVLRQAMSLFLRSGFSRVPVIGEDTDDVLGMLYFKDVARAVNSRAQSAATTPVTEVMRPVQRVPEMKRVDELLREMQQARAHVALVIDEYGGTAGLITIEDVLEEIVGEITDEYDRDQAEVEPVIAEDGEELVRVPANMLVDDLAEMFDVEIETEDVDSVGGLLATAIGMVPIQGSVGEVAGLELTAERMAGRRRRVATVLVRRLREPEAGEEDAVPDQDEASPAQDEVSSSAPQ is encoded by the coding sequence GACCGCGCTGCAGCGGATGTCCCGGCATCGGGCCGAGCAGCTGCTCGACGAGGGACGCTCCGGCGCCCGCGCGCTGGTCCGCATCACCCGCGAGGTCACCCCGTACCTGGCCGTCGCCACCTTCGTCCGGGTCACGGCCGAGGCGGCGACCGCGGTCATGGTGGCGGTCGCCGTCGACATCGTCACCGACAACCACGTCCAGACCGCACTCATCGCCTCGGCCATCATGGCGGTGGTGCTCTTCGTGGTCGTCGGCGTCTCGCCGCGGACGCTGGGTCGCCAGCACGTGGACGTGGTCGCGCTGATGAGCGCACCGCTGGTCCGCCTGCTCCGGCTCTTCCTCGGCCCGCTGGCCAAGGTGCTCGTCCTCATCGGCAACGCGGTCACCCCGGGCCGCGGCTACTCCGAGGGACCGTTCGCGACCGAGTCCGAGCTGCGGGAGCTGGTCGACCTGGCCGGGGAGTCCGCGGTCATCGAGGACGACGAGCGGGAGATGATCCACTCGATCTTCGAGCTGGGTGACACCGTGGCGCGCGAGGTCATGGTGCCCCGCCCGGACCTGGTGACGATCAAGGGCGAGAAGGTGCTGCGGCAGGCGATGAGCCTGTTCCTGCGCTCCGGCTTCTCCCGGGTGCCGGTCATCGGCGAGGACACCGACGACGTCCTGGGGATGCTCTACTTCAAGGACGTCGCCCGAGCCGTGAACAGCCGCGCCCAGTCCGCCGCCACCACCCCGGTGACCGAGGTGATGCGCCCGGTCCAGCGGGTCCCGGAGATGAAGCGCGTGGATGAGCTGCTGCGCGAGATGCAGCAGGCCCGCGCCCACGTCGCCCTCGTCATCGACGAGTACGGCGGCACCGCCGGGCTGATCACCATCGAGGACGTCCTGGAGGAGATCGTCGGCGAGATCACCGACGAGTACGACCGCGACCAGGCCGAGGTGGAGCCGGTCATCGCCGAGGACGGCGAGGAGCTGGTCCGGGTGCCGGCCAACATGCTCGTCGACGACCTCGCCGAGATGTTCGACGTGGAGATCGAGACCGAGGACGTCGACTCCGTGGGCGGGCTGCTGGCCACCGCCATCGGCATGGTCCCCATCCAGGGGTCGGTGGGCGAGGTCGCCGGCCTGGAGCTGACCGCCGAGCGGATGGCCGGCCGGCGCCGTCGCGTCGCGACAGTGCTGGTGCGCCGGCTGCGTGAGCCGGAGGCCGGCGAGGAAGACGCCGTTCCGGACCAGGACGAGGCCAGCCCGGCCCAGGACGAGGTGAGCAGCAGTGCCCCACAGTGA